TCTCTCTGTAAGTCTCTCAAGGCGGATGACGTGTCATCATGAGCCCGACGTACAGATTCAATCTCTCCCCGAAGTGACTTTCTTTCCCTCTTAAGACGAGCTATTTCTCTTTCGTAGTTCTCATTGTGATTTCTCTCGTACCTCTCTCCTTTTCGCTCTTTGGAAAAATCCGAATTATGGTCGTCTTTGAAGTATAAAAGGGCagattatatattatgtgttgaCAAATTGAAAACATTCAATAGCTTTCAATCGGAGTTATACATGTcctaatatttcaaaataaaatggaacaaaatcagGATAAAAATATACGTAAGATACGTTAACtcgaaaataaaaatatctataaacaaaaataaattaaaaaaattatttgacattGCGTAAACTGGTATGATTGCAAAAACCTTAAATGATATCGTACCGACTTCCCGCATGAGTCTATCATTGTCTCTTTGGAGATCTCCCATAACTACTGTCATCTCCTCATTTGTTTTCTGGAGATTGTCGACCTTTTCCTGAAGTGTCTTTCTCTCTCTATGTAACTGTGCAATATCTTTTCGAAAATCATCGTTTTCCTTCTGTACAATTGCAGCACCGCGTTCTCTCTTCCTCAACCTTTCTATGGTTTCTTCTGGCGTGGAGCCTTTTGCAAAATAGGAATCGgaatggaataaaaaaaaaagctgtaCTATTATATTCTTAAAGCCATATActcacgaagaaacatatatcaatgtcaaCAGttcgagtttttttttacagttttcggacttgataccTACCTAACAGactatcgtgaatcagaaactgaaagaaaatgtgtatttttgaaagtatacggggaattcccaaaaataataactgtggctgccggaccaagtttctctgaaaataaatcccacaatgcaacggcgggtttttaaagtccatacaaaatggcggaacgccgaaagCGTGGCCCAgggaaaacgcagacagattctgcaaATCGGCAAAACCGGAGTAattccttaggaaaggaaatgattcgttggaacttagcgaAAAAAGAAAAGGGTATAGACTCGAATTCTGATTTTGACGGtcgtctattggattgctggttagcttttgaacattgtcaacttcaccgatctaaaattTCATCGATGTtgtgttgtatgcatattgctatattttaaaattaagaatttaaatgtaaattatgtttgtttattttgttcagttattacgcgaatattctgttaatatgtttaaagtaaagcATTATTAGACAAAGTTCgcgtatgctcgatatgtaaacaacggcaatgagtgtagtttatgtgcagtgcacgttaTTATAGCTTCGTTCTTGgttccgtgacaaatctcgcgataaatataaatgcagcgagttatttttatacactgatgtctcaaggactccctcGGTTAAGCGTCCAgaccagtggtcattttaatgttaggagagcgtgaatgagcatcttggattgccattaatacaggAGTGCAACTAGAATTACAGGttgttcgggagtatgtggctttacTAAAAGTGTAAATCACGTTAATATTATTAAAAATGTAATGGTATAAATGATGTACAGAGTACGACTGACTTGTGATATCTTATTAGTACGATTTCCTAATTACAGAGGTTTTCTTTTGTAATTTTGGTGAGTCCCATCGAAAAAAAAGATGACCCCATGACTAAATATCATATGAGTCCCAAACACAACAtcgaaatgaaaaaaaattaaattactGTTTCATCAGCTCACTGTTAATAAACATTGGTACTTCTGTTCTATTTGAAATGTAAAACTCTCACCGACATCCACAGTATCGGACCCTATATCCTGATCAATGCCAGGTGTTGACGATACGTTGTCGCTTTTGGTTTTGTTGATCAACCCTGCTCTGTCATGTCCAGTATGCCGGTCTGTCGTCGGTACTTGATTCCGATCTTTCATGTCACTCCCTTCCTCATTTGCGTATCTACCAACTTGTGCGCTCGAGGTGTCTGTTATACAATTCAATCGACTTATAATGTATTATCATcatattttccatttttaaaaCTAGAAGATTTTTCAAAAACACAACACTATTAATCTTTTAAGCAAAGGTTTAACCAATATTTGACTCTATTCCGTTTGTTAGCAAAGCATATAACTtcgtaaatatgtatatatcttatcGGTTCATCCTTACTACGTTAATAGTGAACGTTTTTCTTTTCACCTAGAATGTATGAAATGTAACcgtaaatattgatttaaagcAGTACAGACACATACACGATTCGCTGTGCATCACCCGTATGTCGGCCGCTTCTGCTGTTTCTCTTCTTGTTTTCTCCTCGTTGAGTAACTGACGTTGTTCCCTGACATCATCCTCGCTCCTCTCAATATCCTTGCGCAGTTGTTCGTTACGACGTTCGCTTGAATCAAGGTCAGATTGTAGACGTTTGTTTTCGGTTTGATATCGTCGCAATTCGCGTTCATACTTCCCAGTTGACGAAGCCTTACCAGACGTAGTTTTTaccttttttatattttcatctCTTTCACTCTCCAGCTTTTTCACTTGTTGCTTCAAATCAAAGAGCTGAGTCTGTTTTtctaataattgatttttaaacGATTTTTCTAATTCCAACAGTTGTTGAGCATGGTATTCATCCTGTGTGCAAAACTCCCCTTCACCGTTATCTTCTGTTTGGGAATGTTCCAGTTGCATAAAAACTTTAGTGATCTCATTTACGATCTCCTGGCGTTCTGGTGGCAACTTTCTATAGTTTAACTTCTTTTCTGACGTATCCTCCCTAGAATGCAGTTCTTTATATTTCGAATCTACAGCACTCTTGCATGTTTCGCATAATACCTGCTGAAACGTTGTCTTACCTTCATTTAATGCAACAGATACGTTATCAAgtttatgtatatttgtattcaGTTGACTGATATTCTTCTTAACCTCAAGTTGTAGGTCctgaaaatatcaaacattacatagtatatatatagatagatagatatCTGCTTACGATCAATATGCAAGATGTAGTTTGGTATAAACTGCTTCACAGTTTTGTCATTAACATGATCATTCATGAGACCTCAGataaatagatatttttgtatatgcAAAATATAGTTTTGTGTAAACTCCACACAGGTTATGTCATTTGAATAATCTTCTGATATCTTAAATTTTAAAAGACAATCAAAGAAAATAGATAATTTTAAGAACACTTTCAAGTGTCCTCAAATTCGTGCAACGCCAAAGTGTATACCATGTAGAGTAAGAGTAAGTTAAGTTTAGTAATTTAGTAAATCATTTCAACTTCTGACCAAATTTTCAAAAAGCTATATAAAGTTTAACTCATAAAGcaataaaaataacatcaaatcaATACGTCTTAAATACGCAgaaggtgttatatatatatatatatagatttggtGACTAAAAGTCCTTGACGAGCAAATTGCAATTGCAATATGTGAATCTatagaagttgtttaaaagtaACGCTAACACCAAATCTAAGACTTAATATTACCTTCAATATAGTCGTAGCATCGGCTTTATGCTCTGGAGACCAGGATAAGTCCATTTTCTCAATCGTAATTCAGATTTTTCAAATAGTTATTGACTGCAAACCTACAAGTGTGAATTATGAATTATTTCAGCATTAATACAAAAAAAGGTGTGGATTTTCCTAATTCCTAAGAGAAAATGCATAAAGATATACTGAGAAAAACAATGAATACAATCAACTATTTTGTGAAGTGAAGTCACTGAGAAAcgataacaaatatatatgtctctgtggTGTGTCGGATGCCATATAGCTTTCCAGGTTAGATAAGTACATTGGTATGGACTCACAGACACAGTCAAAATGTCCTCATATCAATAGAGATCAATTTCAAGTCAAAATTGTCCGGTCAAATCGACCTGCAGAGAGCAAAACAGTTAATTCATGTAAAgtcaagaatttttttttctctttttagGTCTGAATTTGACCTAAATCGACATTTTACCTGGGTAGGTCCTTTATTGAGAGTAAAGGTGTTGTTCAATTATTTATCACTATAATACAGAACGGTTttgtaatcattttttttattaaacgcTGTGTTTTTTATTTCTGTGTTTATTTACTTCCTGGTTATTTTTGATGCAATCGTTAGTAGATCATAATACTGTgaactaatatatataataaattcaATGTCTGTTTATGATAGCAGAAGAGTGATCTGATTACCTTTTCCTTGTTCAATGAATGCCATGCACTAGTTACTATGCTTCTCAATACTGTTGAATAATAAAAGCAAATACCTAGCCTAGCAGTACAAAATGACGAGAACGCTTTGACCTGTCAGAGcgcaatgttatatatagttgtaCTAGCTATCCTTCAATCGATATACCACAAATGTGTGCATTCGAGCATGGTAATATAAAGCAGAACCAAGGCACGCAGTGTCACTGACAACAAAGACGCCGACACTGTCAGGACTTTTAAAAAACCCGTACTGAATGGGAAGTAAATGAGTGTCGCATATCCCTGACATAGCGTATCCCACAAATGTAGTCAAAATAACAGCTCTTTAGTAAAGCACTTGGTAGACACAACTACTTAGTTATACTTATTTCGTTATAAAACACTATATTCTATTACTCAGTGTCTTTATTAGAATTCTGTCTACTGGAAAAATGATAGATAAAGATATACGGGAAAGTTTCCTTGACATTGATAAATCAGCAAAATGTGTAGGTTATTATAATGTGATGTGTGTTTAAAGATGGACTTTCAATAACAAGTTATACTTTTCCTGTTTCGTTTTGTATTCGTGTCTAAAAATATAGCCAGCTAATAAATTCACTGTAAGTTGATGTCCAGGGCCCCTCGGTATTTCCGTAAATCGTCACCACTTACCTGTAACTAAAATAAGCTATTTCAGTAATTCTGTTATTTAGAGGTAACACTCGTTACCATTAAGACGTGTATGTAACAAGGGTGCAGTGTAAGTTTGTGGTGTTAGTCAAACTACACGAAATTTACTTACTTGATCTGCCTATATCGATTTAAGTAGAATTCTTGTTTCCGAAGACAAGAGGAGACCGTCGTATTAGATTCTACTCAAAGGTAACGCCATCGTGTGGACTCTCATAAGGGGAGACCATCCAGTCAAATGCACATTCGTAAAACTACAAATCATCGCGTGTGTTGAAAATGGGAAGAAAAGTTTGTGTGTAATTGATATCTTCACTTGTTAAGCCATGTAACTGTGTATTAGTCTTTGCTATATAAATCTTAATACAGTGAATATCTTCTATTGcctatttatatctttataatgAAACATATAATGCTTTATATAACTCaacacatttgtcaaatatCTGTGTTGGTATCAGTGTGTATACATGTGCATTCAAGGTTCGATTACCCTTATATGTCTATCTATCTGATAGTAAAATGGATAATGGAAAACGAGGGAAAAGTACCTAGAATGCATTTTCTTCAATATAATCAAcgtctgtttgtttgtttatttgtttgtttgttgttgttgcttttGTATGCATGGTATGTGTATAAGTGGAGTAAAATATTAAGCGGTGATTTTATTTAAATTGGAATATCTTTCTTTCATTTTGTGATATGAAGTCTGGGTATTCCGGGTTTCGTTTTCGTTGCGTAGACATGTTTGTACTGTATCTAAAaataatacctgtatatacgATTGCGTATGTGGTAAGCTTAAATTACAGCTCATTTTAGACACAGACGCGTTTACACATACATAGAATACAAAACGAAACtgaatatgttattattttaaaatttcctaattgtgttttttgttttgttttgctcttttttttctttttctttttttttatttgcagcACATATCCATTAATATCATTCTTTTCACATCATACATAATAAAATAGACAGATGAGTCATGTCTTACAATTGTTATTGTGGTGCGTACATTGTACACGgtataaacatacaaaacaatatttatgttGGTGATGTACACTTAGTTTCATTATCACTTCACTGTAGCATAGTTCATAGACTGAAAGCACTAATACTACCTCATTTGTGTGCATTACTCTTCAGCCAAGAAAACTAATCAGCTCAGTACGAGATGCCAAATTTAACAGAAAAGGAACAACAAATATTTGGGAACTGATCGGTGACGGTCCGAAGTCCTTCACTAAGCTGTACAGTTCCAGGGAGGACGGAAGTGACGTCGTTGAGTTCCACTCAAGATGTGACAACAGGGGACGGACATTGACATTAGTGTACAACTCGGCGGGAGAAGTTTATGGAGGTTACACATCCGTAAGCTGGCaatcatattcaaataaacCCGTCTACGACAATAAAGCGTTCATCTTCGTTCTCGCCAACCAGGAGGGAACTGCTCCAATTAAGTTTAATATAAAGAAGCCTGAATCCGCATTGGTATTGGATGGAGGCTGTGGACCAATTTTTGGAACAGGTCCAGACATCAAAGTATGTATGGAGAAGGGAGATGGCCGTAACGCACGGCTAACAATTCAACAGAATCCCGCTAGCTATGACCATGAAACGGGTTCTCTGGGTTCCTATCTCAGCCGTGATGAACTTGCCAGCGAAGTTGTGGTATACCGTGTGGAGGGTAGGATTCCAATATTAATTTGAACTCAATGTTTTATATTCTTTAACAAACAATTAATTGATGAGGTATCAAAATGAGTTATCTTTGTAAAGATAGTGTTTCCTCACGAATCATTTAGTTGCATTTTAACAAATCAGTATAggagtaatttttattttcagatgtCACTATGAAACTAATGGACCGCCAATGGAGAACTGAGCCGAGGTTTGACAGGGAAGTAAGCAACTTAAACGTGTCCTCGTGTAGAATTGctaaatgtttatatgtatggGATTAGGATTACAacatttgtataacatgtagctTATCCGATATCTTATCGAATTGAAATGTAACCACTGCATTTATTTAATGCCCATTACGAATCTCGACGAGTTCTGGATCGGTCGTATCTACTTTGGCCTAAAAAAACTGATAGCCAACAAAGGCCCGACATCATACTAACTTATACAACTTCTTCCATGTTGATAGCACCTACAGAACTTGAAGGAGGAGGTGGAACTCTACTGGCCTCTACGAGATATGGGCGTATCTGAGGACGCATTACGAAATGTTAACATCCTATTTGTCGGACCAGTTGGAGCTGGAAAATCGAGTTTCCTCAATTCGGTAGAATCCTCCTTCCGTGGTCACGTGACATTGACTGCTGGTGCGGGAAGTAGAGACAAGAGTGTAACTTCGGCGGTAAAAATCATTTAttatcttcttctttttttatatatatatatatgtactggtTATTTTTCACTAGTAACTCTTCCATCTTCTTATATCTGGGATATCCCTTACTGTAGCTGAAATGTAACGTGTGTTTAATAGCATAATATAATCACTGTCTATACCCACAACAATTTTTATGGTAATGCGTAACAAATGACCATATTATACTGATGAAAGATTAGTTTCATACTTCAAGGGGACGTTTTTCATCTGCATTTTAAGTCTTTATTTTGTCTCGAAGTCTTTGGTTTGGATTTGAAGATTGCTTATCTTGTTTAAAGAGacgttttatttcattttcagttcCGGAGGTATCCTATCACAGCCTCAGACAACAGAAGGTGCTTGAGGTTTCAACTGTGTGACTGCAGAGGACTGCAGGACGGAATCGATATCACAAAGGATATAGACTCCATTCTAGAAGGACACATGCCAAACAATTACGTGGTCAGTATTGTATTTGATAAATACTTACCAAACTCTATTGCATTTATCATTTGTACAACAACTATGCATTATTGAATAATCTATTATCGGTTTTTATGTACTCATAGATCAACACATCTTCTGCTATGAAAGCAAACATGCATGGATACAAACAACATCCAAGGTTGGAAGACAAGATCCACTGTGTTGTATATGTCATCGATGCCGATAAACACAGCAACCATGCCGACATCCATACACCCTTCATCACTGATAATGTTAAGAAGCAAATGAAGACtattcaagaaaatgttgacCAAAAAGGTAcctgtagtacatgtattttgattcATTTGCATAAAATACTGTCTGTAGGCCTTTATGAGTAATTACTTAACTTTGCTTTTCAGGTGCTTTTCCTAATCCATTCGATACGAAGACTACTATCcctgtaattaattaaatacaattaaGAATGGAATACATATCTTCCTTTggctatatttatattttcacttcgCGCCACGTAATCTGCAGGACCTCCCGATAGCGCCGGCTCATGGCCTGCTATGCAACACAGAAGCAGTCTCGAATGCGACATTATTTGGTTGGTCACAGAAAACGAAGGCTCATTATATATGAcaatggaggacacaagttttaGGCCATTTTACCGCCAATTTTCAAGTCAATGTTTCTCTATTTACTTTTATCAGAATTCGCATCCTAAAACGCCGGTGCGATAATGGAATTATATATTTCAAGAACATCCAATAAATCCAGCACTAATCCGTGGTAAAATCCACATTGTCGCACTTTTTCTCGGGGTCTGAACATCCAGGCTATCAGACTGCATTGTGGATGCTGTCACAGGTGTTCAGTCTTTTATTTTGAGTAATATATGTCATCAGTAAATGACCGCAACACTAAATCAAGCATTCATTCACAATATAAATAGCAATTAAACGATTGAATTTATCATCAATATAAGTACAATCtggatgacagataaatataatgGCGCACGTCATTATAATCTAACAAGCGTTTCActgttatatctgtgtgtatatgtacatttacttATGTTAAACCTCTTTTCCTTAAATAAATACGTTCTATATTTTATCCATTTTCTTGTATGTTCCTTTGAAAGAATATAATTTTTGAATCAACTTTCTTTCCTGTTGATTTAATTGCAACCAATCTGACCCATAGTACAAAGCCTTGACATGAATATGAtcaacatacattgtagttcctaaatgacgtcatagtaacGCAATTGTTCTCATAACCCTCACTTTCTTTGATTCATTCGTAGCACGTAGCCAAGCATTTCCATAATGTTGATCAAAATGACATAACGATCACTTGATGCGATCTTGACTGCGTATATATGCCCATAGATGCAGCCcagtacaaaatgtaaatataaccgTATAAGATCGggatataaacatatttaagaatgtatataaatacttgatttttttagttttgttatTCACTGTTGTCCCGTCGGCCATGTGCTCAATTTTCTGAAACCGGGCCCCTGTGTCTTGAGTGACCAAATGATACACTTACTATACTATTAATACTGCGCATTAAATTAGTATTTACAGGGAAATGgttaaaatttgataatgaaGTATAATTAATACTGCCTGGGCGACGAGAATAGCTGACTGACTAGTGTTCTACTACTGTGCAAACATAGATTGTGTTGATATAAATTAAAGGACTGATTATCAATTGTCTTGCTTACATGGATTGGTGAAGGAATGTGATCCTCGTGCGAATTGTACATGCACTGCTTCGCATTTCATctgcacgaggttcacttcccttaATCACTCCATGCAAGGAACATAATTGACAATCAATACTTAAATAATTGTCGAAATCCAGAAATTGCATTGTACATTAACATAATAACTAGACaaatttttaatggaatttcatttatgtatttatgtatcccGGGTTAACATTTAGATGTGATTGGTTTCAGGAATTCCTCAACTGATCTTACTAAACAAAGTGGATACAGCATGTGATTCGACAAATAAGTCCACGTCTGAAGTCTTCCGGAGTTCCGCGATTAGACAGAGATGTATAGATGCTGCTGACTGCCTCGGTTTACCTCCGATGACAGTAATGCCAATGAAGAACTATTTCATGGAGCCTTCTACCACTGACGACATCAGTATCCTTGCGCTGTTCAACATCCGGCAGATGTTGCGAGCAGCAGATAGCTTCCTCCGCATCAACCATCTCGACGAACTTCGGGCAGATAGATATGAAAAACTTGTCCACTAGAGATGAAGTCATCAAAGACAAAACAATGGTCTGGACGTGTTAATTGGATCTTAAAAAACCCATTGTTTTAGACACCTTGGTATAGAAGTGACAATCGTTACCTGGACTGTAAgagatatacaaaataatacagGTACTTTGTATATGGACCTATGCACATGTTAATCGAACTTCGAACATTACTGACCTGGAGGTGAATCTAGTTTCAATCCGTTACGTTTGAGGGCAGTATTGGTGTTTCCatctttattattttactgAGATTAAGTTTCGTctaagaaataaagaaattgcCGCTGTAATGCTAAGGGATAGTTCCATTTTATGGAAATCTGCTACGGTAACTCATTGATATGTTTTGGTTTTCAAGAATATACTTTTAGGTCAGATGCATATAGTAAGACTCTAATCACAAAATGACACAATCGAAAACCGCTTCATACAGATTCGATTTAGATAGTATCCATTGTCTCCTCATTACTTGCTTATCTTGCCGTTCAgatgtacatttttttcatttatcaaaaacaacagaataaCGTTTCGATTACATTTTGATTACATTTGCTAGGGCGACATTTCTGTTAATAGGTATTTCCTCCGACTTTTCCTACATTAATGGAGATAGGGATTGTCTTTATTCTCTTCATATGGACGATAATATATGCATGCGAaagtaaagtttttttttgataatgtcAAATCATATCAAATCATAATCTGAGATAATAAAATGCACATTATATCGTGATTAATGTTTGGTTTACTTTTTTGGTGCATGCTTGCAATTATGCTTTAAGATATCACAATACCTATTCCCTGTTCCTTAAAATGTTCGAATATGCGGACAAACTGGTTCTCgtgtattaaatattatatttcaggCATATATCGTGACGGACTTGCATATATTATTATGTACTTAAACTCCAAACATAAGTGGTCAAACATATATTAAAGAAAACAGTATATTTGTCTTTTCGATATCTTTCACAGAACGGCCCAAAGAGAGTTTCAAAAATGGGGTATATTTCTGAGGTTTCGTGGAATTTCCAAAAGATCTATTTCCCCGAAGTTAATCGTCAATTCAGATACATTTtctatttaaaattattatttgctATATGTCTTATTTTCGACTCATTTCCAGGCATGTAACATAACACAGTCTTTACCATAGGTACACGggaatgtttttttcaaaactaaGGACATAGATTGTGCAAGATTGATTTATACATTTGCAAattatttataatcaattattGTAATGTTGTACAAGAAGCGAGTTTATACAAACGTGACATGTCCTATATTGAGAATGCTTTTGCATAATTATagttaattttaaaaatgtttttgctTCAAAAGCCAAACCTCTATTAAAAACTTTCGTTTACGTGCACCGAAGAATACAATGTGCgaatatgtcattatgttgcgtttagtaaaatttatattttgggTAGGGAACCATTCCATGTTATTTTTTGTCAGGctaataaatatgttatatgtcATGATGCATTTTATTAggataaattttttaaaaaaaaatgtaaaattttacaaaatttcttCTCAGATTCAACCAATGATCATGATTGATAATCACAAAAACACCAAAACAGACCACTTCTATTACCATCCTATGTACAGCGGGATCATACAATCACTGACTATTTACAGTGTCTCTTGTTAGTTGAAATGTGCAATTATATGgtatataatcataattgtTGTTTTAACCTTTACAAACTAAACTGGTGCATAAATACAGCACGAAACGGTTAGGGCTAGTTATCTGTATTaattgttactgtatatctatatgcaGACGGACTGAGTCAATGTACATGTCTCACAACACTACTCATGTTCTATTTGAAGTTCCTTAAAATGGAAATAAACAATTCATACATTTAAACTATACAGAAGGTACACAGAAAATACTGACTGCAGAATAGCTTTCATAATACCACACCGTACACCAGTAATCGAACATGTTTGAACCATATCCTGATTTTGGGGGCCACATGATGATTGAATGGTCCTCACGAGAATTTTCTTTTATACCAACGATGCCTTTTACATCGCAGACTTCATGATCAGCAGTAACAGGTCAATATATGATACCCTGATTTCATCAAATGGCAACGAATAACTTTAAGAATTATCTTGGCAATCTGTAACTGCTGAGGTAACAATCATGCGACAATGATTTTTAAGAGAACATGAAAATTCATACGAGTGTGCCATTATTTCCTTTGTGGCGAAAAAAACCCAACACTATGCCATTTGATGTTAAACGTGTAATGGACATTACCGACGCTATTATCGACATTCCATGCAATTTTCACTGATAATGTTTACAACCTTATGATATTAATGTATCAAATAATCATTTCATATGCCTTGCAATTTTGGATTTGTTGATTGATGACTATTTTTTGTCGATTAGTTTTTTGACGTAATTTGCTCGGAAGACATCAGTGTGTAACCGACTGGTATCTCTAAATTCGACTTCTGTGCGTATGCTGTGTAATGGTGGTGGACGTATctaaatatactgtataatcTGTATTGCTAactgttaattttgttttctaagGAAACCAATTCCTTCttgaattacaatgtataacaacTGAACTATCCTGACACTGTCTCGGTAATCATCAGACGTCGGCCATAGGTTTGGTAATGTTAAGATGTCATTATGTCAGATTTTGTAAAAGTTTGAAGCTTTTGTCTACTTTTAGTTTTCAGTCCTAGTCCCAGTTTCTTAAATATTAATTCtacataattttgaaattttaatgacTGTCAATTTCACGATCTGAAGTTGATgacaaaatgattttgttttatccGGAATTTACAAACATGTAAGGAAGGTTATGTGAACTATAAATTAGATTTTATCAGAATTGAAATTGTTAACATTTCATTTAGCCCTTGATTCATCAATggtttcatatacatttatgtatgtgCCTAG
This DNA window, taken from Pecten maximus chromosome 3, xPecMax1.1, whole genome shotgun sequence, encodes the following:
- the LOC117323590 gene encoding cingulin-like; translated protein: MDLSWSPEHKADATTILKDLQLEVKKNISQLNTNIHKLDNVSVALNEGKTTFQQVLCETCKSAVDSKYKELHSREDTSEKKLNYRKLPPERQEIVNEITKVFMQLEHSQTEDNGEGEFCTQDEYHAQQLLELEKSFKNQLLEKQTQLFDLKQQVKKLESERDENIKKVKTTSGKASSTGKYERELRRYQTENKRLQSDLDSSERRNEQLRKDIERSEDDVREQRQLLNEEKTRRETAEAADIRVMHSESYTSSAQVGRYANEEGSDMKDRNQVPTTDRHTGHDRAGLINKTKSDNVSSTPGIDQDIGSDTVDVGSTPEETIERLRKRERGAAIVQKENDDFRKDIAQLHRERKTLQEKVDNLQKTNEEMTVVMGDLQRDNDRLMREVDDHNSDFSKERKGERYERNHNENYEREIARLKRERKSLRGEIESVRRAHDDTSSALRDLQRDHDRLTEELGIKEREIHELKRALEDVPHLERRSLDTLNAPAGRYENEDDNYLRDEKQVQSTGRHTGHGKTKLINKKNSDNVSSTSDIGQDIEGVAVDVGSTKENSERLKKVEHGATIVQENDAFRKDIEKLHRERETLQEKTDHLQKTNEEMASEMRDLQRDKDRLMREQDDHNSDFSKMRKEERYERDHNENYEREIARLKRERQSLRGEIDSLRRAHKDKSSTLKELQRDHEGLTEELGIKEQETHEMKKAFEDSPQAERRSLVMKLRRGNRSGIDRTMVDMVFKELTRTLEGRFNSENIDFSIVLSNTSTNTVNGPSFVLILNTYVQTALQGIKGNRSTYILALHHIDQENISLMTPSRDNLTGNALQNLGGILDMAFSTDNELYECDINNSAVDKIVTLLKQY
- the LOC117322662 gene encoding interferon-induced protein 44-like, whose protein sequence is MIDKDIRESFLDIDKSAKCPRKLISSVRDAKFNRKGTTNIWELIGDGPKSFTKLYSSREDGSDVVEFHSRCDNRGRTLTLVYNSAGEVYGGYTSVSWQSYSNKPVYDNKAFIFVLANQEGTAPIKFNIKKPESALVLDGGCGPIFGTGPDIKVCMEKGDGRNARLTIQQNPASYDHETGSLGSYLSRDELASEVVVYRVEDVTMKLMDRQWRTEPRFDREHLQNLKEEVELYWPLRDMGVSEDALRNVNILFVGPVGAGKSSFLNSVESSFRGHVTLTAGAGSRDKSVTSAFRRYPITASDNRRCLRFQLCDCRGLQDGIDITKDIDSILEGHMPNNYVINTSSAMKANMHGYKQHPRLEDKIHCVVYVIDADKHSNHADIHTPFITDNVKKQMKTIQENVDQKGIPQLILLNKVDTACDSTNKSTSEVFRSSAIRQRCIDAADCLGLPPMTVMPMKNYFMEPSTTDDISILALFNIRQMLRAADSFLRINHLDELRADRYEKLVHYLQSLKEEVEEYYPLRDTGVSEDALRHVNILFVGQVGAGKSSFVNSVESAFRCYVTMTASAGSRSKSLTSMFRKYTIISSKTRRPLRFQLCDYRGLQDGIDITQDIDHILEGHMRNNYVVSSVCDT